One genomic window of Medicago truncatula cultivar Jemalong A17 chromosome 1, MtrunA17r5.0-ANR, whole genome shotgun sequence includes the following:
- the LOC11412678 gene encoding RHOMBOID-like protein 2: MDNKKMNPRRDVESGRTKNNCSYVYVAETHRESCSWLVPAFVFVNIVVFIVVMGINNCPNTTFGFHKHHHHCVARFLHRFSFQPFRENPLLGPSSLTLIKMGALRWVNVVHQHQEWRLFTCIWLHAGIIHLLSNMLCLVLIGIRLEQQFGFVKIGLIYLLSGFGGSVFSSIFIRNSISVGASSALFGLLGAMISELLTNWTIYSNKVMALLTLLVMIAINLTIGLLPRVDNLAHIGGLVVGFLLGFILLPRPQYDGVLRKSKYNAYQFVLGIVSLVLLTAGLSFGLVMLFRGENGYDHCHWCHYLTCVPSSRWECNSNT; encoded by the exons atggacaacaaaaaaatgaatcCTAGGAGAGATGTTGAAAGTGGCAGGACAAAAAACAATTGTTCCTATGTTTATGTTGCTGAGACTCATAGAGAGTCATGCTCATGGCTTGTACCTGcttttgtgtttgttaatattgtTGTTTTCATTGTGGTCATGGGCATCAACAATTGTCCTAACACCACTTTTGGttttcataaacatcatcatcattgtgTTGCTAGGTTTCTTCACAGGTTCTCTTTTCAGCCTTTTAGGGAGAATCCATTGCTTGGTCCTTCTTCCTTAAC ATTAATCAAGATGGGAGCTCTTAGATGGGTTAATGTTGTGCACCAGCATCAGGAATGGAGACTTTTCACTTGCATTTGGTTACATGCTGGAATTATTCACTTGCTATCAAACATGTTATGCCTGGTCTTGATCGGCATTCGCCTCGAGCAACAATTCGGGTTTG TGAAGATTGGATTGATATACCTATTGTCTGGATTTGGAGGGAGtgtattttcttcaatttttatcaGAAATAGCATTTCTGTTGGGGCTTCCAGTGCTCTTTTTGGACTCCTTGGAGCAATGATATCAGAACTTCTTACAAATTGGACTATATACTCCAACAAA GTGATGGCATTGCTCACCCTTCTTGTTATGATTGCCATCAACCTCACTATTGGCCTTTTGCCGCGCGTTGATAACCTTGCTCACATTGGAGGACTTGTGGTAGGTTTTTTACTTGGTTTCATTTTGCTACCGCGTCCTCAATATGATGGTGTTCTCCGGAAATCAAAATACAATGCTTACCAATTTGTTCTAGGGATTGTGTCTCTAGTTCTCTTGACTGCTGG GTTATCATTTGGATTAGTGATGCTGTTCAGGGGTGAGAATGGATATGATCACTGCCATTGGTGTCACTACCTAACATGTGTGCCAAGTTCCAGATGGGAATGCAACAGTAACACTTAA